A single genomic interval of Arctopsyche grandis isolate Sample6627 chromosome 8, ASM5162203v2, whole genome shotgun sequence harbors:
- the RpL35 gene encoding ribosomal protein L35 yields the protein MGKVKCSELRVKSKGELTKQLDELKTELTNLRVSKVTGGAASKLSKIRVVRKAIARVFIVMHQKQKANLRSFYKNKKYKPLDLRPKKTRAIRRALSKREAQIKTRKEIRRNYKNLPRTYAIKA from the exons ATG GGCAAAGTCAAGTGCTCCGAGTTGCGAGTGAAGAGCAAAGGAGAGCTCACCAAGCAGTTGGATGAGCTGAAGACGGAGCTCACCAACCTGAGGGTCTCCAAAGTGACCGGCGGCGCCGCCTCCAAGCTTTCCAAAAT tCGTGTGGTGAGGAAAGCTATTGCTCGCGTGTTCATTGTTATGCACCAAAAGCAAAAGGCTAACCTGAGGAGTTTTTACAAGAACAAAAAGTACAAGCCTTTGGACTTGAGGCCCAAGAAGACCAGAGCGATCAGAAGAGCTCTTTCCAAGCGCGAGGCCCAAATCAAAACACGTAAAGAGATCCGCAGGAATTACAAGAATTTACCCCGCACTTATGCTATCAAAGCCTAg